TTATTGTACTTGGAGTTATAATTATTAATTTTTCTGCCGGTATTATATATTTTTTTATAAATAATAATTGGGGATTTTTAATTGGATATTTCCTTGTAATGGCTTATAATTACTGGGGTTATAGGAGTAATATTGTTGAATCTAATAGCAATAACTCTTGACAAATAGGTGATTTTGTATTATAAATTATAAATAGGGATAACTATATAGATTGGGAGTGAAGTGATATGCCAACTTATTTATACGAATGTGAAAAGTGCGGAAGATTTGAGAAGCTTCAAGGTATCAAAGATGAGGCTTTAAAAGAATGCCCTGATTGTTCTGGAGAGGTAAAAAGGATTATTGGAGCTCCAGGGATTCGCTTTAAAGGTTCTGGTTTTTATTGTACTGACCATAAAACTGATAAATCGAGTAAATCAAGTAGTGACGAGAAAGCATCATAAAATATTTATGACCCGGATTAAGCAATTTTGCTCGTCCGGGTCTTATTTCTTCAAATAGTTGAGACTAACTATATAGAGTCAAGTGATTTTTAAAAAATATTTTTAGAGATATATTGGCATGACAAATATAGCAATT
Above is a window of Halonatronomonas betaini DNA encoding:
- a CDS encoding FmdB family zinc ribbon protein, with the protein product MPTYLYECEKCGRFEKLQGIKDEALKECPDCSGEVKRIIGAPGIRFKGSGFYCTDHKTDKSSKSSSDEKAS